Below is a genomic region from Demequina sp. NBRC 110054.
GCATCTCGATGCGGGCGAGCGCGGGGTGGCCGTCGAAGACGATGCCGAAGAAGTCGTACGTCTCGCGCTCGTGCCAGTTGTTCATCGGGTAGATCGCGGTGATCGACGGGATGTGCGGGTCGTCCTCGGAGACCGAGACCTCAACGCGCAGACGACGGTTGTGCGTGATCGACTGCATCGGGTAGCACGCGTGCAGCTCCCTGCCCGCGTCGGCCGGGTAGTGGACGCCGGAGACGCCCAGGCACATCTCGAAGCGCAGGTCCTGGTCGTCGCGCAGGTGTCGAGCGACTTCCAGCAGGTGCTCGCGCGCGATGTGGAGCGTGAGCTCGCCGCGGTCGACGACCACCGCGGTGATCGCCTCCGACGCCTTGTCGCCGAGCAGCTCCTCAAGGACGTCAACCACGCCATCGAACCACTCGCCGTAGGGGCGCTCGGTCGCGCCGGGCATCTCGATGACGCGCTTGAGGCCGCCGTAGCCCGAGGTGTCGCCACCGGGGCCGCCGAACATGCCCTGGCGGACGTTGATGAGGGTGCGACCCTCGGGCGCCACGGGCGTGCCGTCGGCGCCGGCAAGGTCCTTGCTCTCGCTCAACGCAGCAGTCCCTTCATGTCGGAGGTCGGCGTCGCGCCGAGCGCCGCGGCCTCGGCTGCGGCCGCGATCTCGCGGCGGTTGCGACCCATCGGGGTGCTCTTGACCTGCTCCTGGAGCTCGAGCAGCGCGTTGATGAGCATCTCGGGGCGCGGCGGGCAGCCGGGCAGGTAGATGTCGACCGGCACGACGTGGTCGACGCCCTGGACGATCGCGTAGTTGTTGAACATGCCGCCCGAGGAGGCGCAGACGCCCATCGACAGCACCCACTTGGGGTCGGCCATCTGGTCGTAGACCTGGCGGACGATCGGGGCCATCTTGTTGGACACGCGGCCGGCGACGATCATCACGTCGGCCTGGCGCGGCGAGCCGCGGAAGACCTCGGAGCCGATGCGTGAGATGTCGAACCGCGAGGTGCCGGTGCCCATCATCTCGATCGCGCAGCACGCGAGGCCGAAGGTGGCGGGCCACATCGAGCCGGCGCGGGCCCAGCCCACGAAGGACTCGACGGTGCCGAGCATGAACGGAGGTGCGCTCTCTTCGATTCCCATCAGATCACTCCCAATCGAATCCGCCGCGGCGCCACTCGTACACGAAGGGGATCGTGATGAGGGCGAGGAAGGTCATGATCGCGATCAGGCCGAACCAGCCGAGCGCGTCGTGGGCGACGGCCCA
It encodes:
- a CDS encoding NADH-quinone oxidoreductase subunit C; this encodes MSESKDLAGADGTPVAPEGRTLINVRQGMFGGPGGDTSGYGGLKRVIEMPGATERPYGEWFDGVVDVLEELLGDKASEAITAVVVDRGELTLHIAREHLLEVARHLRDDQDLRFEMCLGVSGVHYPADAGRELHACYPMQSITHNRRLRVEVSVSEDDPHIPSITAIYPMNNWHERETYDFFGIVFDGHPALARIEMPDDWVGHPQRKDYPLGGIPIEYKGAEVPSPDQRRQYR
- a CDS encoding NADH-quinone oxidoreductase subunit B; amino-acid sequence: MGIEESAPPFMLGTVESFVGWARAGSMWPATFGLACCAIEMMGTGTSRFDISRIGSEVFRGSPRQADVMIVAGRVSNKMAPIVRQVYDQMADPKWVLSMGVCASSGGMFNNYAIVQGVDHVVPVDIYLPGCPPRPEMLINALLELQEQVKSTPMGRNRREIAAAAEAAALGATPTSDMKGLLR